From archaeon CG10_big_fil_rev_8_21_14_0_10_43_11, a single genomic window includes:
- a CDS encoding DNA methylase, with the protein MKSKKQLAITLSQLKLPDKLNVGLEQYITPSEIAADMVWTALPDLQDGTVADFGCGNGILGIGASLVGAKKVFLLDTDKNMLALAKQNANSLSIDNAEFVEADVSDFYEHVDVVIQNPPFGIQSRKADKPFIETALQSADVVYSLHAPDSEPFLLAIAKEYGFTLEKLKTYDFVIGHSYHFHTKPTKSVKAVYWRFSRM; encoded by the coding sequence GTGAAGTCAAAAAAGCAGTTGGCAATCACGCTTTCTCAACTAAAACTACCTGACAAACTAAATGTGGGCCTTGAACAATACATTACGCCTAGTGAGATTGCAGCAGACATGGTCTGGACCGCGCTGCCCGACCTTCAAGACGGCACAGTAGCCGACTTTGGCTGCGGAAATGGTATACTTGGCATTGGCGCAAGCCTTGTTGGCGCAAAAAAAGTATTCCTTCTTGACACGGACAAAAACATGCTTGCTCTTGCAAAACAAAACGCGAACAGCCTTTCAATTGACAACGCTGAATTTGTTGAAGCAGACGTAAGCGATTTTTACGAGCACGTTGATGTTGTCATCCAAAACCCGCCTTTTGGCATACAAAGCAGAAAAGCAGATAAACCCTTTATAGAAACCGCACTCCAAAGCGCGGACGTTGTATACTCCTTACACGCACCCGATTCTGAGCCATTTCTTTTGGCAATTGCAAAAGAATACGGATTTACGCTTGAAAAACTCAAAACCTACGACTTTGTTATTGGCCACTCCTATCACTTTCACACTAAGCCCACAAAAAGCGTGAAAGCAGTGTACTGGCGCTTTTCACGGATGTAG